A window from Urocitellus parryii isolate mUroPar1 chromosome 1, mUroPar1.hap1, whole genome shotgun sequence encodes these proteins:
- the Wdr55 gene encoding WD repeat-containing protein 55 produces the protein MDSTCAERPAEDESDEENPDSTESPSRIRDTPEDIVLEAPASGLAFHPTRDLLAAGDVDGDVFVFSYSCQEGETKELWSSGHHLKSCRAVVFSEDGQKLVTVSKDKAIHILDVEQGRLERRISKAHSAPINSLLLVDENVLATGDDTGGVRLWDLRKEGPLMDMRQHEEYIADMALDPGKKLLLTASGDGCLGVFNIKRRRFELLSEAQSGDLTSVTLMKHGKKVACGSSEGTIYLFNWNGFGATSDRFALRAESIDCMIPVTESLLCTGSTDGIIRAVNILPNRVVGSVGQHAGEPVEELAISHCGRFLASSGHDQHVKFWDMTQLRAVVVDDYRRRKKKGGPLRALSSKAWSTDDFFAGLREEGEDSKVSEEEDSENDSD, from the exons ATGGACAGCACGTGTGCGGAGAGACCCGCCGAGGATGAGAGCGACGAGGAAAACCCTGACTCCACCGAATCCCCGTCCCGGATCCGGGACACCCCGGAAGATATCGTGCTGGAAGCGCCGGCCAGTGGGCTGGCCTTCCATCCAACCCGAGACCTGCTGGCAGCAGGGGATGTGGACGGGGACGTATTCGT GTTTTCCTACTCTTGCCAAGAGGGAGAAACCAAGGAACTTTGGTCCTCAGGTCACCATCTCAAGTCCTGCAGAGCTGTGGTCTTCTCTGAAGATGGGCAGA AACTTGTTACTGTCTCCAAGGACAAAGCCATCCATATTCTAGATGTGGAACAGGGCCGACTGGAAAGACGTATTTCCAAGGCTCATAG TGCCCCCATCAACAGTCTGCTGCTGGTGGATGAGAATGTTTTGGCCACTGGGGATGACACAGGTGGAGTCCGGCTCTGGGACCTTCGGAAGGAGGGCCCCTTGATGGATATGCGGCAGCATGAGGAATACATTGCTGACATGGCCCTGGACCCAGGAAAGAAGTTGCTACTAACAGCCAG TGGGGATGGCTGCCTTGGAGTCTTTAATATCAAGCGACGTCGGTTCGAGCTGCTCTCAGAAGCTCAGTCCGGGGACCTGACTTCTGTCACTCTCATGAAA cATGGGAAGAAAGTGGCCTGTGGATCTAGTGAAGGTACCATCTATCTCTTTAACTGGAATGGTTTTGGGGCTACAAGTGACCGCTTTGCCCTAAGAGCTGAGTCCATTGACTGTATGATTCCAGTCACTGAGAGTCTGCTGTGCACTGGCTCTACTGATGGAATCATCAG GGCTGTGAACATCCTGCCAAATCGAGTGGTGGGCAGTGTGGGCCAGCATGCTGGAGAACCTGTGGAAGAGCTGGCTATTTCCCATTGTGGCCGCTTCTTAGCCAGCAGTGGTCATGACCAGCATGTCAAGTTTTGGGACATGACCCAGCTACGTGCTGTGGTGGTGGATGACTACCGTCGACGCAAGAAAAAGGGAGGCCCATTGCGTGCTCTGAGCAGCAAGGCTTGGAGCACTGATGACTTCTTTGCAGGgctgagggaagagggagaggattCCAAGGTTTCAGAAGAGGAGGACAGTGAGAATGACAGTGACTGA
- the Dnd1 gene encoding dead end protein homolog 1: MQSKRECEQWCERVNPENKAALEAWVRETGIHLVQVNGQRKYGGPPPGWVGSPPPAGSEVFIGRLPQDVYEHQLIPLFQRVGRLYEFRLMMTFSGLNRGFAYARYSSRRGAQAAIATLHNHPLRPSCPLLVCRSTEKCELSVDGLPPGVSRRSLLLALQPLGLGLQEALLLPSPGPAPAQIALLKFSSHRAAAMAKKALVEGQSRLCGEQVAVEWLKPDLKQRLRQQLMGPSMRCLQPDSNRLALARDKLGSQGARAALQLLCQRMKLGSPVFLTKCLGTGPAGWHRFWYQVVIPGHPVPFSGLIWVVLSPDEQDRHEVAKDAVSARLLEALSDSGASLLWYAGAEAGAMVKQ, encoded by the exons ATGCAGTCCAAACGCGAGTGTGAG CAATGGTGTGAAAGAGTGAATCCTGAGAACAAGGCGGCCTTGGAGGCATGGGTTAGAGAGACGGGCATTCACCTGGTGCAGGTGAACGGGCAGAGGAAATACGGCGGGCCACCCCCAG GCTGGGTGGGAAGCCCGCCGCCGGCTGGGTCAGAGGTGTTTATCGGACGGCTGCCCCAGGACGTGTATGAGCACCAGCTGATTCCACTATTCCAGCGCGTGGGCCGCCTCTACGAGTTCCGCCTAATGATGACCTTCAGCGGCCTGAACCGCGGCTTCGCCTACGCCCGCTACAGCTCGCGGCGCGGCGCCCAGGCCGCCATCGCCACGCTGCACAACCACCCGCTGCGGCCCTCCTGCCCGCTGCTGGTGTGCCGCAGCACTGAGAAGTGCGAGCTGAGCGTAGACGGATTGCCGCCGGGCGTAAGCCGCCGTTCGCTATTGCTTGCGCTGCAGCCGCTGGGTCTCGGCCTGCAGGAGGCGCTGCTGCTGCCCAGTCCCGGACCTGCGCCCGCACAGATCGCGCTGCTGAAATTCAGCTCGCACCGCGCAGCTGCCATGGCCAAAAAGGCCCTGGTAGAAG GGCAATCACGCCTCTGTGGAGAACAGGTGGCTGTGGAGTGGCTCAAGCCAGACCTGAAGCAGCGACTGCGCCAGCAGCTCATGGGTCCCTCTATGCGGTGCCTACAACCAGATAGCAACCGACTAGCCCTGGCCAGGGACAAGCTAGGGTCCCAAGGGGCTAGGGCTGCCTTGCAGCTACTCTGCCAAAGAATGAAGCTGGGCAGCCCAGTATTCCTCACCAAGTGTTTGGGCACAGGACCTGCTGGCTGGCACCGTTTCTGGTACCAGGTAGTGATCCCTGGGCATCCAGTGCCTTTCAGTGGCCTCATCTGGGTTGTACTGTCTCCAGATGAGCAGGACAGGCATGAGGTGGCCAAGGATGCTGTGTCTGCACGGCTGCTGGAGGCACTGAGTGATTCTGGGGCCAGCCTCCTGTGGTATGCTGGGGCTGAGGCAGGTGCTATGGTTAAGCAGTGA